The following coding sequences are from one Sulfitobacter sp. HNIBRBA3233 window:
- a CDS encoding creatininase family protein, with amino-acid sequence MKIAEMNWQDVERAAKRDPRCVVPIGSTEQHAQLSLCVDMILAERVSVEAAAPLDIPVFPVMPFGLAPYFNAYPGTISLRVETLLAVMRDVIASVRRAGFRRVLIVNGHGGNNPVGALAQELMAEHPDMSIKFHNWWSAPRTMSAVLETDPTGSHANWMENYPWTRLAHAPAPEGEKPPVDMAAMKASAPAATREVLGDGSFGGPWQRPDEEMMKIWEIGVAETREALEGPWG; translated from the coding sequence ATGAAAATCGCCGAAATGAACTGGCAGGACGTGGAGCGCGCGGCCAAGCGTGATCCGCGCTGCGTTGTGCCGATCGGGTCCACCGAACAACACGCGCAGCTGTCGCTGTGCGTTGACATGATTCTGGCCGAACGGGTCAGCGTCGAGGCGGCAGCGCCGCTGGACATACCGGTATTTCCCGTAATGCCCTTCGGCCTTGCGCCCTATTTCAACGCCTACCCCGGCACCATCTCCTTGCGGGTAGAGACATTGCTGGCGGTGATGCGCGATGTGATCGCGTCGGTGCGCCGTGCGGGGTTCCGGCGGGTGCTGATCGTCAACGGCCACGGCGGCAACAACCCCGTGGGGGCGCTGGCGCAAGAGCTGATGGCCGAACACCCCGACATGTCGATCAAGTTCCACAACTGGTGGAGCGCGCCGCGCACGATGTCGGCTGTGCTGGAAACGGATCCGACCGGCAGCCATGCCAACTGGATGGAAAACTATCCCTGGACGCGGCTGGCCCATGCGCCCGCGCCCGAGGGCGAAAAGCCTCCCGTCGACATGGCCGCGATGAAAGCGAGTGCGCCGGCCGCGACCCGCGAGGTGCTGGGCGACGGCTCTTTCGGGGGCCCATGGCAGCGTCCAGACGAGGAGATGATGAAGATCTGGGAGATCGGCGTGGCCGAGACCCGTGAAGCGCTGGAAGGACCCTGGGGATGA
- a CDS encoding ketopantoate reductase family protein, with translation MSEEVLIWGAGAIGGVLGAYMARAGVPVRMVDIVADHARACSTTGLHIAGPVEEFTQVVPCVTPDAVEGTYRRIILAVKAQATEAALDDLLPHLASDGYVLSAQNGLNEHTIAARAGADRTMGAFVNFGADWTAPGEILLGNRGAVVVGEIDGASRERTRAMHSLLKHYEPDAVLTEDIFAYLWGKMGYGVMLFATALTHDSMTENFADPARGPALIALAREVMATAHAEGVTPRGFNGYDPAAFLPGATEADARASLAALAEFNSKTAKTHTGIYRDLAVRKRRTEVDPQVGKVVEIARTHGIPTPLTARLVDLIHDIEDGKRPQSQETFHELTRLLETAP, from the coding sequence ATGAGCGAAGAGGTACTGATCTGGGGTGCTGGTGCGATCGGCGGTGTGCTGGGGGCCTATATGGCGCGGGCCGGTGTGCCGGTCCGGATGGTCGATATCGTGGCCGATCACGCGCGGGCCTGTTCGACCACCGGCCTGCATATCGCGGGCCCGGTCGAGGAATTCACCCAGGTCGTCCCCTGCGTCACCCCCGATGCGGTTGAAGGCACCTACCGCCGTATCATCCTTGCGGTAAAGGCGCAGGCCACGGAGGCCGCGCTGGACGATCTGCTGCCGCATCTGGCTTCCGACGGGTACGTCCTGTCGGCGCAGAACGGGCTGAACGAACACACGATCGCCGCCCGTGCCGGGGCGGATCGCACGATGGGGGCTTTCGTCAACTTCGGGGCCGACTGGACCGCACCGGGTGAGATCCTTCTGGGCAATCGCGGCGCGGTTGTCGTGGGTGAAATCGACGGCGCTTCGCGCGAGCGCACCCGCGCGATGCACAGCCTGCTGAAGCACTACGAACCCGACGCGGTGCTGACCGAGGACATATTTGCCTACCTCTGGGGCAAGATGGGCTACGGCGTGATGCTCTTTGCCACGGCGCTCACCCATGACAGCATGACCGAGAATTTCGCCGACCCCGCCCGCGGGCCCGCGCTGATCGCGCTGGCGCGCGAGGTGATGGCAACGGCCCATGCCGAAGGGGTCACCCCGCGCGGGTTCAACGGGTACGACCCTGCGGCCTTCCTGCCCGGAGCGACGGAGGCAGACGCGCGGGCATCGCTGGCCGCTTTGGCCGAGTTCAATTCGAAGACCGCCAAGACCCACACCGGCATCTACCGCGATCTTGCGGTGCGCAAGCGCCGGACCGAAGTGGACCCGCAAGTCGGCAAGGTGGTCGAGATCGCGCGCACCCACGGTATCCCGACCCCGCTGACCGCGCGCCTGGTCGATCTGATCCACGATATCGAGGACGGCAAACGCCCGCAGTCTCAGGAAACGTTTCACGAACTGACACGGCTTCTGGAGACCGCACCATGA
- a CDS encoding ABC transporter substrate-binding protein, with translation MKTTMNLKGLMAAGAVFALSAGAVAAQTLTVGVRGGPESLDPHYSALGSHAEAAKHIFDTLVWSGTDLQIEPGLATEWTPIDEDTWEFKLREGVKFHDGSDFTAEDVKFSIERIPVVSGPTTTTIYVRRVSEVEIVDDYTLNIHTDGPAATLPYDFVRLFIVSSEAAADYSTPETAAEGFNSGAAAIGTGPYKYVSWEPKGDLVLEGFDDYWRGPGAWETVIRKEIPNDSSRLAALKAGQVDLINYVSSVDYLALENDADVEAVKGDSVYVMNLQLDQREDTPMVFANDGSKLDENPLRNPLVREAIDLAIDRQTMVDIVLEGLGKPANQMMPPGFFGSSEDIPMPEYNPAKAKELLAEAGYPDGFKIELYCTADRLPGDGAICQGLGQMFSQIGITTDVNAISKTVYFPAQARLEYSVFMNGWGTLTGEASYTLGSLAHSNNPDVKLGAFNRIEYKNDRVDELLQAGATMLDADERRAAYEEAMELTMADKVYISIVQLQTVWGAKADTLEFEPRFDEDTLAYFVKPAN, from the coding sequence GTGAAGACCACAATGAATCTGAAAGGGCTGATGGCGGCGGGTGCCGTCTTTGCCCTGAGCGCGGGCGCCGTTGCGGCGCAAACGCTCACCGTGGGCGTCCGGGGTGGCCCGGAATCGCTGGATCCGCATTACTCGGCGCTGGGCAGCCACGCCGAAGCGGCCAAGCATATCTTCGACACGCTGGTATGGTCCGGCACCGACCTTCAGATCGAACCGGGTCTGGCGACCGAGTGGACCCCGATCGACGAGGACACCTGGGAATTCAAACTGCGCGAAGGCGTGAAATTCCACGACGGCAGCGACTTCACCGCCGAGGATGTGAAATTCTCGATCGAGCGTATTCCGGTCGTGTCCGGCCCCACAACCACGACGATCTACGTGCGCCGTGTGTCCGAGGTCGAGATCGTGGATGACTACACGCTCAACATCCACACCGACGGGCCAGCAGCCACGCTGCCCTATGACTTCGTGCGCCTGTTCATCGTCTCGTCCGAAGCGGCGGCCGATTATTCCACGCCAGAGACAGCCGCCGAGGGCTTCAACTCGGGTGCGGCGGCCATCGGCACCGGTCCTTACAAATACGTCAGCTGGGAGCCCAAGGGCGATCTGGTTCTCGAAGGCTTTGACGACTACTGGCGCGGGCCGGGCGCATGGGAAACGGTGATCCGCAAGGAAATCCCGAACGACAGCTCGCGTCTTGCGGCGCTGAAGGCGGGGCAGGTTGATCTGATCAACTATGTTTCCTCCGTCGACTATCTGGCACTTGAAAACGACGCCGATGTCGAAGCCGTGAAGGGCGATTCCGTCTATGTGATGAACCTGCAGCTCGACCAGCGCGAAGACACGCCCATGGTCTTTGCCAACGACGGCTCCAAGCTCGATGAAAACCCGCTGCGCAACCCGCTGGTGCGCGAGGCGATTGATCTGGCCATCGACCGTCAGACCATGGTCGACATCGTTCTGGAAGGTCTCGGCAAACCTGCCAACCAGATGATGCCTCCGGGCTTCTTCGGGTCTTCCGAGGATATTCCGATGCCCGAATACAACCCGGCAAAGGCCAAGGAACTGCTGGCCGAAGCGGGCTATCCCGACGGCTTCAAGATCGAGCTTTACTGCACGGCGGACCGTCTGCCGGGTGACGGCGCGATCTGTCAGGGGCTGGGCCAGATGTTCAGCCAGATCGGCATCACCACGGACGTGAACGCGATCAGCAAGACTGTCTACTTCCCCGCTCAGGCGCGGCTGGAATACTCGGTCTTTATGAATGGCTGGGGCACGCTGACGGGCGAGGCTTCCTATACGCTGGGCAGCCTTGCGCATTCCAACAACCCCGATGTCAAACTGGGTGCCTTCAACCGCATCGAGTACAAAAACGACAGGGTCGACGAACTGCTGCAGGCCGGTGCCACGATGCTGGACGCGGACGAACGTCGCGCGGCCTACGAGGAAGCGATGGAGCTGACGATGGCCGACAAGGTCTATATCTCGATCGTGCAGTTGCAGACCGTCTGGGGCGCGAAGGCCGACACGCTGGAGTTCGAACCGCGTTTCGACGAGGATACGCTTGCGTATTTCGTGAAGCCCGCGAACTGA
- a CDS encoding MarR family winged helix-turn-helix transcriptional regulator: protein MSAEQEHAPGDTIASDATGTPSPMLDAKLWKNPCPISFRLNYLGLCYNGALYDWVREAYGLSRPEYVCIYSLALSEGGTARDISRTSGFPKNTLSRAIKRLEKLGLIERRGEAAIGARSQALHLSDSGWALFDETVEVFTQQEQRMLAALDSAERQILSGLLSKVVMAAQDWAGDLPLPETSSKPRKSSA, encoded by the coding sequence ATGTCGGCAGAACAGGAACACGCACCGGGCGACACCATCGCGTCCGACGCGACAGGCACCCCCAGCCCGATGCTGGACGCGAAGCTGTGGAAAAATCCCTGCCCGATCTCGTTCCGGCTGAACTATCTCGGGCTGTGCTATAACGGCGCGCTGTACGACTGGGTGCGCGAGGCCTATGGGCTGAGCCGTCCCGAATATGTCTGCATCTATTCTCTGGCCCTGTCCGAAGGCGGCACGGCGCGCGATATCTCGCGCACCTCGGGCTTCCCCAAGAACACGCTGTCGCGGGCGATCAAACGGCTCGAAAAGCTCGGCCTGATCGAACGGCGCGGAGAGGCCGCCATCGGCGCGCGCAGCCAGGCGCTGCATCTCAGCGATTCGGGCTGGGCGCTCTTTGACGAAACGGTCGAGGTCTTTACCCAGCAGGAGCAGCGCATGCTGGCCGCGCTCGACAGTGCCGAGCGGCAGATCCTCAGCGGCTTGCTGTCGAAGGTGGTGATGGCCGCACAAGACTGGGCGGGCGATTTGCCCCTGCCCGAAACAAGTTCCAAACCAAGAAAGTCGAGCGCATGA